The genomic DNA TCTCGCCGGACGGCGTGCATGTGGCGTGCGTGGGCCAGGACGGCTGCCTGCGGGTCTTCCACTTTGACTCCATGGAGCTGCAGGGCGTGATGAAGAGCTACTTCGGCGGCCTGCTGTGCGTCTCCTGGAGCCCCGACGGCAAATACCTAGCCACGGGCGGCGAGGACGACCTGGTGACTGTGTGGTCGTTTGCGGAGAGCCGCGTGGTGGCCCGGGGACACGGCCACAAGTCCTGGGTGAACGTGGTGGCCTTTGACCCCTTCACCACCAGCCTGGAGGACGAGGAGCCCATGGAGCTGAGTGGCAGCGAGGAGGACCTACAGCAGGGGCCGCTGCACTTTGGCCGCGTGCGCACCAGCAGCACGCTGTCACGCCTCTCCCGCCACAGCTCCAAGGGCGGCTCGCCCTCCGTCACCTACCGCTTCGGCTCGGTGGGCCAGGACACCCAGTTTTGCCTGTGGGACCTGACGGATGACGTGCTGTACCCGCGGCTGCCCCTGTCCCGTGCCCTCACCAACACCTTCGGCCCCGCCATCCCCTCCTCTGTCAGCGGCACCATCAACAACACTACAGGCGGAGGGAGTGGAGGGGTCGTAGGCGGGGTAGAGggccaccaccaccccaccactaACCCCCACCAGCCCCCCACCATGCCCCTGCCACTCCCCCGCTCGCTGTCGCGCTCCAACTCCCTCCCACACCCCGCCGTGGCCAACGTCTCTAAGGGCCAGAGCACGACAGAGGGCGGGGGAGGGAGCGGAGGGGGCAACGCCACCCCTTTCAGTATCGGCCGCTTCGCCACACTCTCCCTGCAGGAGCGGAAGTCGGACAAGTCTGGAGGGAGTGGGGTGGGCGGGGAGAAGGAGCACAAGCGCTACCATAGCCTGGGAAACATCAGCAAGAGCAATGACAAGATCAACGTAGCGCCACGCAGCAGTCGCCTGGATGCCGCCAAGGTCCTGGGCACCACCCTGTGTCCGCGGATGCACGAGGTGCCCCTGCTGGAGCCCCTGGTGTGTAAGAAGATCGCCCATGAGAGGCTGACCGTACTGGTGTTCATGGACGACTGCATCATCACCGCGTGCCAGGAGGGCCTCATCTGCACCTGGGCACGGCCGGGTAAAGCGGTGAGTCCTGCGCCCAGCGTCTGTAACGTTATGGCAGCGAAACATCTATCAATGAATAATGCTCTGTAGGCTGTCCTATCAGCTTTTAGTGTAGTAGTTTATACTCCAAGTTATTTGAAAGGACTTCTGCTCTTGAGTATTTATGGATTACTTGCCATGAGTCTAAAcattcttcctttctctctctctttcccctccctgcCGCTGCCTGCCCCCTCCTCCAGAACCTGACAGCACAGAACGGGAACTCTCCCAGTGGCACGGTCGTATAGCTGGAAGTGGAACTTTacactccctcctcccctcaccaaACCCCCATCATGGCTGAAGAGGGGCCAGCATCTGCACTCAATCATCACAGTATTGCACCCCTGATGTATTCCCTTGCCTCTCACCGCTTCTCTTTAGAAAGACTACAAAGCAAAATGGGGACCGTCCCTCTTTTCCCAGAAGCATAGAGAAGGCAGACTCCTCTCCACCCTGCTAACACTACGAAAGTcagtcattttatttatttaccttaTCACAAGACTGAAGTAATTTATATTGTAAATAATTATACGAATACTCTATAAATTCAGAGGATATAGAGTCTCGAAATAATGACTCAAGCGAGTGAAAAAAAATAGAATAATATTACTATATGTAGATCCTATATTGTACATAGCGACACAGTTAACATTGAATGTCTGCAGTTAGGGACCTTAAGATGTAGTGTTTCTGTGTGATAGAGGTCCTTGATTTGTCATGTCCCTTGAAGCAAACTGGTTTGGTTTGTCGATAAAGATGGACGCATTTAGGGTCTTCGGCATCAAAGACTTTGACCCTGGTGCAGTACGGAGAGCAATCTTCCTATGGCTGGTACTACACTCTTCAGCTGAGACTGTCCGCTGCCAGGTATACTTGTTCCTAACACGACTACACAGAGTGACACACTGTACACAAGTACGCTTTCGATCAGTGTAGCTTCCAATAGGCTCCATTCCACTCACACCTGCAATGCCTCTTGCAAGATTTTGCACATTCGACAGTCATAATTTTAGCCCACAGAAGGAAACTAGATGCAGTTTGTCTTGTTGTGatttttttcttttgtgttatgtTTAATTTATTTCAAGTCATTTCAAGCTACTGATTCTAACTGGACTGTATTATTTGTGGATTCTCTGCACGTGATATCCATGATATTCTACCAACCTGTGGGCCTTGCATCAAACCATTGTTTTACCTAGAAATGATTTTGTGTGGGCTTTGAGGTTCGGTATGCTGAAAGGCATGCGACAACAAATGAGTCAAAGCTACTAGTGTAATAACAGCAGACTAGAAATGGTGGtggaccaacaacaacaaaaatgtgtggagAAGAAGTGACTTTGTGTGTTTTTTAAGATCTGGCCAGTTAAGATAAGAACACTGTTGGTAACAGAACTGTTTGCTCTGGCAAGTTCAAGGGGCTACCCTCTTATTAGTGTATGTCCTAATAACAGTTGTGAAATAGCAAAAGGTGACACTAAAACCAAGACTCAAATAATTGAATGTACACTGAAGACTACCATCTGATTGAATGCCTTGTTCAATACTGCAAGACGATGGGAACTAACCATTTTATGCCAAGGGAAGAAAATCATTTCCATTTGTTTTTCTTTTTGACCGTTTTACAGCAAACCATAGCATGTAATGTTTCAGTGTGCATTATACATATGCCTGAGGTGATGAAGTTAGTTGCAAATGACATCACAGTATCAAGTTTGTATATGGAGATCTGTTAATAAAATTCTAAACCCAAATGCTACCTGTTATTCTCAGGCTATATCCATCTTATTGATTTGCAATAGGAATATCTGAATCTAattcatttttatatttttttgtgataAATACTCTAGGCTCTTGCGCTTTTATTATCACAAAATAGAGGTTTATCTTGTCATCCAAGATCTATTCTCTTGTTACCAAAGTTTAAAGTTTTATTTTCCATGACTTTGAAAAATGTGAAGATTTTATGTTTCTTGAACATTGAAACCCTGTTGAGATTTTCATCATCTCGGGCAGAACATTTCACTTGTGCTGGCCAGCTGGCTACTCAATGTATTTGTTAAATCTTGCATGAGAGACTGGTTTTCATAACAAATGTTGAGTTAAAAACATGCCAGAGAATGGTATCTGGTAGGAAAATATTTAATTTAAAGAAAGAGCAATATGGCAACACATGTTTTGAGTTTGCTTGTAAGTGTAGACGGCACTGAGAGTTTTATTTCACTGGGCTATAACGATTGAGTCCAGAGAAATGACATGAAACCGTCTCTTGCtcattacactacgatcagagccGGTTGCAGATAAATGATCAGCTAGGGGAAATCTGATTTTCAAAATGTTGATGATAAATATATGCATGGAATTTTTCACCAACacgtttctgtgccaatgcaccaaaCAATGAATATGCAAAGTATAGTCCTGCATACCGATTACCGACATTGGGCGCTTCAAAATCATGGTTTGCGTTTACAACACCACAATCAAATAGACTACTGGATGTCAATCTCGACAAAGACAAAATACATTCCTCCCTACCTTGTACCAAGTATCGAAGCCTTGGCTTGACAATATCCGAATGTTATTAAACTTTTAGGTGTTTTGTAGCCGAtatctctttccattcatcagtTTGAAAGCTGGAATTCTATTGGAGTGGACGAACGTGcgctgtagcctacaggagacttCTGAAGTAGCCTAATCAGATAAACATTCGCACTGGGCACACATTTCAATGTGgagaattgggtaatatttggtagaAACGTTGATCGATCATATTCCAACCTattttcacccactcaaaaagacagccaaaagtttgttgaattcccaatgtgttatcactctgctttcaaccatctaaaagcacaaccaaattctaATGGAAAGTCAATGTCTAAAATGTTTATTTAAGTACAACTGAATGTGTTATCTCTGTGCTtgatctaatagcacaaccaaatgacctggattgcagttagTTGCGATGACATTAAAGTACATGGTGCTAGTGATCAATGCCATTTGAGATTCTGTGCggattattatagcaattgtgaacatttccacagacctgcgaccctgaacatgcacgctttctatgattacataaaatacatttattgttacagtaacctcaatgtGTCCATGGATGGGTTCCTCATTTTAAGTTTGAATATATACTGTTTCATTCGTTTGTAAGAAAGCTTTAacattaggctatttactgtcttacaaaagtaatattgaattgtgtttggctgacaacacaaaacaaatatcaacatttaaaggagagagttccatctgagccactggtttaatcccattctttaacttttatttttggttgagatggagacttgaatccaacatatcatttgttaacttgtcgacaagttaataggctatttaccTTATCTCAAAAGTTATTAacttgtgtttggttgtcaacgcaaccaaatataaACATTTGAAGAAGATgaatcttctgcttggatagctccatctgtgccactgagtctggctttaattatatgttggattcacgtctccatttcaaccaaaaatccAAGTTGAGGCATAGGACTAAATCAATTCAAACTTAAAATGCATTTAAACACAGTTTAATTTGATttaatcctattctttaacttttatttttggttgagatggagatgtgaatccaacataacTTGTAGATTCCATTTGcaatcaaccaaagcttgaagCCCTAGGCTtatatgtattgtctatttttagttgaatcCTGGGCTGAATATAAACAATAGCTTTTGATGACTTCCTgaatgctatataggcctaaataacaTCATTGATGATACATGGCTAATAAAGGATGGTTACATGTTACATTGCTCTGTTGAACCTACCttttggaatgacttcgatagcaacagtgaatctattaagTGGAGAtttctcaacaatcattctcacgatagcacattggtaatagtcaatGACAAATACCAaagcttggttaaaaccctgcaTGGGGGACTGAAGAAATAACTCTAgtaggtgctgcccagcctatagGTTTTTTTTCTTATTGTGGATATTACAttgaagatctgacattgtttcAAAGATACAAATTCAACATGTGTTATTCAAAATGTGTCTATattgaaaattggttaccatgatgacatcaTCATGTGATTGAAGTGTAACCCCCAAAACAACAGGTGATTaccttttttcaaatccaatgtatttttcaCGTAGATTCCACGGCACAATAAGCTGACAAATGATCATGCAGCTATCGCCTGGCAAGTGGGAGGCACTATTTGTCAACCGatcattagggtgtttttgtATTGTGAATCCCGAACCAGCCCCTCACCCCTGCCAACTCGCAGGGCCCTACGTGGTCACGTGTTGCTGACAAAACTCTTGAGgatttaggaccactattgttttcactatatattttacctcttggggatgtcattcgaaaacataatgttaaatttcactgctatgcggatgacacacagctgtacatttcaatgaaacatggtgaagctccaaaattgccctcgctagaagcctgtgtttcagacataaggaagtggatggctgcaaactttctacttttcaactcggacaaaacagagatgcttgttctaggtcccaagaaacaaagagatcttctgttcaatctgacaattaatctggatggttgtacagtcgtctcaaataaaactgtgaaggacctcggtgttactctggaccctgatctctcttttgaagaacatatcaagactgtttcaaggacagcttttttccatctacgtaacattgcaaaaatcagaaactttctgtccaaaaatgacgcagaaaaattaatccatgcttttgttacttctaggctggactactgcaatgctctactttccggctacccggataaagcactaaacaaacttcagttagtgctaaatacggctgctagaatcctgactagaaccaaaaaatttgatcatattactccagtgctagcctccctacactggcttcctgttaaggcaagggctgatttcaaggttttactgctaacctacaaagcattacatgggcttgctcctacctatctttccgatttggtcctgccgtacatacctatacgtacgctacggtcacaagacgcaggcctcctaattgtccctagaatttctaagcaaacggctggaggtaaggctttctcctatagagctccatttttatggaatagtctgcctacccatgtgagagacgcagactcagtctcaacctttaagtctttactgaagacttatctcttcagtaggtcctatgattaagtgtagtctggcccaggagtgtgaaggtgaacggaaaggctggagcaacgaaccgcccttgctgtctctgccttgccggttcccctctttccactgggattctctgcctctaaccctattacaggggctgagtcactgacttactggtgttcttccatgccgtccatgggaggggtgcgtcacttgagtgggttgagtcactgacgtggtcttcctgtctgggttggcgccccccccttgggttgtgccatggcggagatttttgtgggctatactcagccttgtcttcggacggtaagttggtggttgtagacatccctctagtggtgtgggggctgtgctttggcaaagtgggtggggttatatcctgcctgtttggccctgtccgggggtatcatcggatggggccacagtgtcttctgatccctcctgtctcagcctccagtatttatgctgcagtagtttatgtgccggggggctagggtcagtctgtttcatctggagtattctcttgtcttatccggtgtcctgtgtgaatttaaatatgctctctctaattctctctttctctctttctttctttctcttggaggacctgagccctaggaccatgcctcaggactacctggcatgatgactccttgctgtccctagtccacctggccatgctgctgctccagtttcaactgttctgcctgcggctatggaaccctgacctgttcaccggacgtgcttgttgcaccctcgacaactacaatgattattattatttgaccatgctggtcatttatgaacattttaacatcttgaccatgttctgttatcatatccacccggcacagccagaagaggactggccacccctcatagcctggttcctctctaggtttcttcctaggtttttggcttttctagggagtttttcctagggagtttttcctagccaccgtgcctctttcacatgcattgcttgctgtttggggttttaggctgggtttttgtacagcactttgagatttcagctgatatacgaagggctatataaataaatttgatttgatttgatttgaggatgACTTCCAGAGAGTGGCGAAGTGATCAATAAGCACATCGAGTGTGTTCGAGCAGTAAGGCTTTAACGCTGCCGGCTAGACGAAAGTCAACGAGTGAAGTCGGGGAGGGGCATGGTTTACAAACAGCAAGAGAGAGACTATAAGGACACTGCTGACCTGCAACACAACTAACCACAATCTAAAACTGAcccttaactctaaccttaactaaATCCTTAACTACTTTGGTCCCAGAACTAAATCC from Salmo trutta chromosome 26, fSalTru1.1, whole genome shotgun sequence includes the following:
- the LOC115163184 gene encoding WD repeat-containing protein 20; protein product: MPVAPIFIVVSSIISRSKFQFPVWLVCRLLKMAGDGGALKDINEIKSQFRTREGFYKLLTLSDSQQRGGLPRGLSAGTTVGPGGGPGSIPGGGVGVVQGPGAASSNAAANSSPAGFLPPVRVSMVKLQPEDPSEESERVCFNIGRELYFYTYTNIKKAVDLSKPIDKRIYKGTQPTCHDFNQYSATADSVALIVGFSAGQVQYLDPIKKETSKLFNEERMIDKSKVTCLKWLPKSGNLFLASYASGHLYLYNVEHPCGTAAPQYSLLRQGEGFAVYACKTKTPRNPLLRWAVGNGGLNEFAFSPDGVHVACVGQDGCLRVFHFDSMELQGVMKSYFGGLLCVSWSPDGKYLATGGEDDLVTVWSFAESRVVARGHGHKSWVNVVAFDPFTTSLEDEEPMELSGSEEDLQQGPLHFGRVRTSSTLSRLSRHSSKGGSPSVTYRFGSVGQDTQFCLWDLTDDVLYPRLPLSRALTNTFGPAIPSSVSGTINNTTGGGSGGVVGGVEGHHHPTTNPHQPPTMPLPLPRSLSRSNSLPHPAVANVSKGQSTTEGGGGSGGGNATPFSIGRFATLSLQERKSDKSGGSGVGGEKEHKRYHSLGNISKSNDKINVAPRSSRLDAAKVLGTTLCPRMHEVPLLEPLVCKKIAHERLTVLVFMDDCIITACQEGLICTWARPGKANLTAQNGNSPSGTVV